The window CCATCAACAAAGAGCTGTTCAAACAAATCCTTCCCAATATAGCCCTTGTCACCATATATTTTACCAAAAATGCGTTTGTGAAAGTCATGGTTTTTTAAGGGATCGCGATCATCTACATTCCCTTGGGTAAGCATGAAATCAAGGACTTCTCCTTTGTCATTAATGATCAAATGAAGTTTGAACCCAAAGAACCACCCTATGGAACATTGCCCCTTGTCGGTCATCCCTTTAAAAGTTCTATGCTGCTTTTCCCTTTTGATATGGCACACCCGCAAAGGGGTGGAGTCTATAAATAAAATACCTGTACAGTCCCCTAAACAACAGGTTTTTAAAAAGACCACCAAAGAAGAATAATTCCTTTTGCACAATTCAATAACGAAATTCCAATTAATGGTGGTGAACCCTAGTTAAACTCAAGTACGACACAAAAAAGAAGATGTCATCAAAAATTTTCAGGAAAACTTGAATTTTTGTAGGGGCTTAATTAATAAGTATTAAACATGTAAAAATAATTCTTGTAAAAGCTGCAATTATGCACGAATTATTTTCTATATTTCCCGAATTATCGACATTATGACAGATTAACCCCTCAACCTTGAGGTTAGATTACCTAACCTATTAATAATTATTTGTTTAACTAAATTTTATTTAAAAGATGATTAAAAAATTATCTAAAATTACTGCTGTAACTTTTACAGCTTCCTTATTGTTAACTTCTTGTTATTCTTACACCAGTGTAGTTGGTAAAGGAGCGCAAGGATATAACCAAACTACTAAATGGAACCATTATGTTATTTATGGTCTTGCACCTGTTGGGGTTTCAGATTCTAAACAAATGGCTGACGGTGCAGAAAACTACACTGTACATACCAGACAATCTTTTGTTAATGGTTTAGTGTCTGCTTTAACTTTTGGTATTTACACACCAACTACCACAACCGTTACCAAGTAATTAAATTAAAGGGTAGGTCTATCGACCTACCCCCTACATATCATGATAATAAAAATTTTATTCTATATCACTGCAATGATTGCCGTGCTGATCTCATTAAGTATTATCCGGCTACTTATTGTATTCGGGTCAAAAATGAATGAATTTGATTACGGATATCTTACGGGTATGGTGGTTCTACTCATCATATTTTCAGTAATCTCCAAGAAGCTATATAAACTAAAATAGCAAGTACTCGGGGATATCGAGAGGGGTACACTTTTAAAAAATTAATGCCAAATTCGAAAATAAAAATATTTGACAATGAGACGGTTACACAAAATATGACAGCTGTACTTTCCTTAAAACCCAATGGGCAATAATGTCCGTACGGGTCTAATCCCCACTTCAAGCACATAAAACCCTGTAAGACGTTGATTTTACAGGTTTGTTTATTTTTAGGGCGTCAAATATATGGATCCGGGAAACTACCTCGGGGCAAGCGTAAAGAAAAGGTCTTAGACCTTTTTAGCGATGGAGCCAGCTGGGGCATGGCAAAACATTTCGACGCAAGCCCTGTGAAATTCCGTCAGGACTATTTCACAAGGGCAAGTCCAATGAAATTCCTTTAGGAACATTTCACAAGGACAAGGTCGGAGCATTTAAATCTCGATGATCGAGTAAAATGGGAAAAACTGGAAATCAGGTCAGGCTTTAGATTGTTAAATAAAATTTATTATCTCTATTTTAGTTTTCAAATAAAACAAAATTAAAATGAGTCATATATTGGTTGAGTTAATGTCAAAACTGACCAGGCTTACGTCTGAAGAAGAACTGGCAATAGAAGAAAGCTTTCCTATAAGAACTTTTGAAAAGAGAGCTTTACTAATAAGTGAAGGGCAAACAGCAAATAATGCCTACTATGTAATAAGTGGCTGTATTAGAGAATATATGCTTATAGATGGAGAAGAAAGAACAATCAACTTTTTTACTGAAGAACAATCAGTAATCAACTTCGATAGTTTGGCCAATGGAACACCATCAAAACAAAATTATGAATGCACGGAACAAACAACAGTTGCCGTTTTGAATCTGAAAAAAGAACAAGAACTTTACGCCAGGTTTCCACGGTTTGAGACATTTTGTCGAACGGGAATGGAAAAAATGATGGGCGAAAAACAAAGTCAACTTGCTGAGTTTGTTTCCCTGCAACCAGCACAACGATATCAGAAACTACAAGAAGAACGCCCCGATTTAATCAACCGGGTGCCACAGTACCAAATTGCCAGTTATTTAGGTATTAAACCAGAAACATTAAGCAGGATAAGAAAAAAACTAACTGCAAAATAAGCCGCTCCCAAACTATCAAACAAACCGGCATTGTTCAGGTCTTGTGAAATAGCATACTTAAATACCTCTATGGCTTTTTGGGTGTGTTTGTTATAAAAAGACAACCAGACTCAATATCGTTCATGCAGTCAGAGTCTGAAAAGTACTTAGAATTATCTTTTTTTATCAATTTCTACCAGCTTCTTTCTCGCATTTTCATTGCTTGGGTCAAGTGTTAAAGATCGTTCATAACTTGTTTTAGCATTTTCCCACTGTTCATCAAACATATATGCCTCACCCAAGCTATCATACAAATCGGCATCTGTTGGCATTACTTTAATACTATATAAAAATATTTTAATTGCTGCTTTAGGATTGTTTTTTTCTTCCAGCCATTCATAACCTATCACATTCGTTATGGAATTAAAACCCACAGAGATAAAATCTGCTTCCGACATTTGCTCATTTGAACCCATCAATTCCTCCAAAAAACGGGTTGGGTTATCCTTATCATTATACTTTGTATAGTGTTGATGGCCAATGGAATTTTCTGGGAACAAATCAGCTATCATAACCGCATGGTCTTCTTTACTTAACTCGTCTTTCAAGTCAATTTCTACGAATTGCGAGTAGTCATGGAATAAATACACTCGTACTTTCAAATCATTCAAATCGTAAATGGTAGAATATTGCGTACCAAAAGCACCATCTGCTGAAAAACTTTGCATTACCTGCCCACAAAAGTCAAACGATGCATGGCTATTGTTTGAATTGATAAAGCTCATGCCTTTCCGGAAGTAATCAAGTTCAACCTCTTCTAACGATTCCACTTGCGAATAGTAAAAATTTGAGAAGCTCTTTTCGGACTCATTACCCAACAGCAATTCATCGCCTTCAACGATTAAGTAAGTCCCGGACTGATCTACAAAAACAAGTTGACTACTCGACAATGAGCTTAAATTTATGGTTTCAAAATAATTCTTAACTTCTTCCACAGTACGCATAGATTGCATTACTTTCCTAATGGCATCGCCAATGAAAATATTACTCTTTCCGACTGTATTTTCCACAGGCAAATGTGGATTTGCAAACCCGTCAAACACCAAACCTGCTTCGTTTATTGCTCCCTGGGCAAATTTGTTGAGCAAGCCCATGTACATTACACCGAAAGTTCCCCCCTTCCCTTTCTCATACCAGAATTGGTTGTTGGGACTTAGGTAATCCTCATTGTTACCAACTATTGTTTTCCCATTTTTTGTTATTTTGTACATGCTACACCCGGTTACTGATTGTGGCATCGTTAACAGTAATATTGTTAATGCAATCAATAATATATTTTTCATTTTCTTTGATGTTGTTTGATTTTAATCACTTGATAAAGGTATCAATATTTACTATCTTGTTTTCAGCTAAAAGTTTCAAAACCTTTTCTAACCACCTCTTTTTCAGGTACAATATTATTTTTTCGTGTTCAGAGAATTTAACTAAACGAAATCCTGATTTTACAATTCCTTCTCTTTCCGGTCTTTGTAAAGCTTCTCTCAAAAAGCGCTACTGATGTATAAAAATTCGGATAAATAAACTTCAAGTAACGATTCATTTGGATGTAATTTTCCATCTATAACTAATTCTCATAATATATCTATAATTTGACTGTTAAGTGATTATCGTATTAACATAAACTCATAAGTGTATATCACATACAATAATATCATTATTTCACATCATTAATCATAGATTGCTTGAGCAGGATCTTTCCATCGAAATGCCGTTATAATAATTACGAATAATAAAGCAATTTCTATACTTGCTATAATCAAATAATGAACAAGTGTGCTTCCCCCTCCTATGATATAAATTATTGTGAATACTCCTACCAATATATTAAATATCCTGTTGAATTTATAGGATAATACCCTTGACAAAAAAATCATTATAATTGGAAGATTGGTCAATATTGCAGCAATAGCCATCATTGACCTGACA of the Zhouia spongiae genome contains:
- a CDS encoding Crp/Fnr family transcriptional regulator → MSHILVELMSKLTRLTSEEELAIEESFPIRTFEKRALLISEGQTANNAYYVISGCIREYMLIDGEERTINFFTEEQSVINFDSLANGTPSKQNYECTEQTTVAVLNLKKEQELYARFPRFETFCRTGMEKMMGEKQSQLAEFVSLQPAQRYQKLQEERPDLINRVPQYQIASYLGIKPETLSRIRKKLTAK
- a CDS encoding DUF6326 family protein, whose product is MKNIKVSTEVKLSTLWVLVMLNMVFADIFSIIVELISNDVLNIPGNVRSMMAIAAILTNLPIIMIFLSRVLSYKFNRIFNILVGVFTIIYIIGGGSTLVHYLIIASIEIALLFVIIITAFRWKDPAQAIYD
- a CDS encoding Bor family protein — encoded protein: MIKKLSKITAVTFTASLLLTSCYSYTSVVGKGAQGYNQTTKWNHYVIYGLAPVGVSDSKQMADGAENYTVHTRQSFVNGLVSALTFGIYTPTTTTVTK